Proteins from a genomic interval of Lolium perenne isolate Kyuss_39 chromosome 1, Kyuss_2.0, whole genome shotgun sequence:
- the LOC139834188 gene encoding uncharacterized protein → MMPGGTSSSSSTSGILNSVVTEKLNGDNFLLWQAQILPDIRGALLYGYLDGTAVEPPKEVTSTGTDGKEVTVPNPEYARWIAQDQFVLGYLLRNMTKEILVQMVGQTSAAGVWGAITEMFSSQSRSRVVNLRTRLNQTRKENKTASVFFGQIKSLADEMATAGKPLDNDDIISYVLAGLDEDYDGFVASINALLKAQKTVSIGDLYSMLLAAEVRIENRTPGSGSSANAATRGGRGYRGQEGRGGGRGGYQDQRGNGGGYDQRGNNYRGNDRRPNNNNYDNRGNGGRGYNNQQGYRYNGGGDQGPRPVCQVCGKEGHIALNCWKRFQKNYHGPERSAGAAVGSGSYGIDTNWYSNSGATDHITSELDKLHVRERYNGNEQIHTANGTGSGTRTDADSGASQSAPAQSSLGSPAPGAQDPSVPGVSGSELVPSASGRASGVAPPHSPASRRGDSLPSLSADSSRTPGLSTPPAGHTPSATGFSGSSVPDTADSADSGAESGSSVAAAPVATAAPVQERRHTRLQSGISRPKEFTDGTIRYDRIRFGNFCSTGEPTSSSEAFSDPRWKAAMDEEYLALMKNKTWHLVPSARGQNVIDCKWVYKVKRKADGTVDRYKARLVAKGFKQRYGIDYEDTFSPVVKAATIRLVLSIAVSRRWTLRQLDVKNAFLHGVLEEEVYMRQPPGYASRLGHVCKLDKALYGLKQAPRAWYSRLSSKLQSLGFSASKADTSLFFYNKGGVSVFMLIYVDDIVVASSSEKAVDALLRDLGADFALKDLGALHYFLGIEVKPVHDGLIMSQEKYAKDLLHRVNMTICKAVDTPLSVSDKLSLVDGEALSPDDSTRYRSIVGALQYITLTRPDIAFSVNKVCQFLHAPTTVHWTAVKRILRYLQGTVSLGLRFSSCSSTLVSAFSDADWAGCPDDRRSTSGFAVYFGTNLISWSARKQATVSRSSTEAEYKALGNATAKVIWVQTLLTELGVPQPRAAVLWCDNIGATYLSANPVFHARTKHIEVDYHFVRERVARKLLDIRFIPSGDQVADEDGPTAADELYQRKHCLLELGELLYISLAMELLAMDQRVLLAKRMKQLAYSRRNAEVLEVVVGGIELKRR, encoded by the exons ATGATGCCTGGAGGAACGTCTTCGTCGTCTTCAACCTCTGGCATCCTCAACAGCGTGGTCACCGAGAAGCTCAATGGTGACAATTTCCTCCTCTGGCAGGCCCAGATTCTCCCTGATATTCGTGGTGCCCTGTTGTACGGCTACCTCGATGGGACGGCGGTGGAACCGCCGAAGGAGGTGACTTCCACAGGAACTGACGGGAAGGAGGTGACCGTCCCGAACCCGGAGTACGCGCGATGGATCGCGCAGGATCAGTTTGTCCTCGGGTACCTTCTGAGGAACATGACCAAGGAGATCCTTGTCCAGATGGTTGGACAGACTAGCGCCGCCGGTGTCTGGGGCGCAATTACTGAGATGTTCTCGTCTCAGTCTCGGTCCCGTGTTGTCAACCTACGTACTCGTCTGAATCAGACAAGGAAGGAGAACAAGACCGCCTCTGTCTTCTTTGGACAGATCAAAAGTCTTGCTGATGAGATGGCAACAGCCGGCAAGCCTCTTGACAACGATGACATTATATCGTATGTTCTAGCCGGCCTTGATGAAGACTATGACGGCTTTGTTGCTTCCATCAATGCACTGCTTAAGGCACAAAAGACTGTCAGCATTGGTGATCTGTACTCAATGCTTCTGGCCGCCGAGGTTCGGATTGAGAACCGAACTCCAGGAAGTGGATCTTCTGCAAACGCCGCGACTCGAGGAGGTCGTGGATACCGTGGCCAGGAGGGCCGTGGTGGTGGACGCGGTGGCTACCAAGACCAGCGCGGGAACGGTGGCGGCTATGATCAGCGCGGGAATAACTACCGCGGCAACGACAGGCGCCCTAATAACAACAACTATGACAATCGTGGCAATGGTGGCCGTGGCTATAACAATCAGCAAGGGTACCGCTACAATGGAGGTGGTGACCAGGGTCCTAGGCCGGTTTGCCAAGTCTGTGGCAAGGAGGGTCACATAGCGCTGAATTGTTGGAAAAGGTTCCAGAAGAACTATCATGGTCCTGAGAGGTCAGCAGGTGCAGCTGTTGGATCTGGATCATATGGCATTGATACAAATTGGTATAGCAACTCCGGGGCGACTGATCATATCACCAGCGAGCTGGACAAGCTCCATGTGAGGGAGCGCTACAATGGGAATGAGCAAATCCACACAGCAAATGGTACAG GTTCTGGAACGAGAACCGATGCAGATTCTGGCGCCAGTCAATCAGCGCCGGCGCAATCTTCCTTGGGATCGCCAGCGCCAGGTGCTCAGGATCCTTCCGTGCCAGGCGTCTCGGGATCGGAGCTGGTCCCTTCTGCTAGTGGGCGTGCGTCCGGCGTGGCGCCCCCGCACTCGCCTGCGTCGCGCCGTGGAGATTCTCTCCCGTCCCTGTCGGCTGACAGCTCCCGCACGCCCGGATTGTCTACGCCGCCTGCAGGTCACACACCGTCTGCCACAGGGTTCTCTGGATCGTCTGTGCCAGATACTGCCGATTCTGCTGATTCTGGAGCAGAGTCTGGATCCTCTGTGGCTGCAGCTCCTGTAGCCACTGCTGCACCAGTGCAGGAACGCCGCCATACTCGACTTCAGAGTGGTATTTCCCGGCCTAAAGAGTTCACTGATGGTACTATCCGTTATGATCGTATTCGCTTTGGCAATTTTTGCAGCACTGGTGAACCTACGAGTTCTAGTGAAGCATTCTCCGATCCTCGCTGGAAAGCGGCTATGGATGAGGAATATCTTGCTCTCATGAAGAACAAGACCTGGCATCTGGTTCCTTCTGCTAGGGGACAAAATGTCATTGATTGCAAATGGGTTTATAAAGTGAAGCGTAAAGCTGATGGCACTGTGGATCGCTATAAAGCTCGTTTGGTTGCAAAAGGATTCAAGCAACGCTATGGGATTGACTATGAGGATACATTCAGTCCTGTTGTCAAGGCGGCTACTATTCGTTTAGTCCTGTCTATTGCAGTGTCTCGGAGGTGGACGCTTCGTCAGCTAGATGTGAAGAACGCGTTTttgcatggtgttctggaagaagaggtCTATATGAGACAACCACCTGGGTATGCGTCTCGACTGGGACATGTGTGCAAGCTCGATAAAGCTTTGTATGGGCTCAAACAGGCGCCTCGAGCATGGTATTCCCGACTCAGTTCTAAACTTCAGTCTCTTGGTTTTTCTGCATCCAAGGCTGATACTTCTCTGTTTTTCTACAACAAAGGGGGAGTGTCTGTGTTCATGTtaatctatgttgatgatattgttgTTGCTAGCTCCTCAGAGAAGGCAGTTGATGCTCTCTTGCGTGACCTTGGGGCTGACTTTGCTCTCAAAGATTTGGGGGCGTTGCACtactttcttggcattgaggttaaACCAGTTCATGATGGTCTCATTATGTCTCAAGAAAAATATGCCAAGGATTTGCTTCACCGAGTGAATATGACTATCTGTAAGGCTGTTGATACTCCATTGTCGGTGTCTGACAAGTTGTCCTTGGTTGATGGTGAAGCGTTGAGCCCTGATGATTCTACACGCTACAGGAGCATTGTTGGAGCTCTTCAGTATATTACTTTGACAAGACCTGATATTGCGTTTTCAGTTAATAAAGTCTGTCAATTTCTTCATGCTCCTACAACAGTTCATTGGACGGCAGTCAAGCGGATTTTGAGGTACTTGCAGGGTACCGTCTCTCTTGGACTACGGTTTAGTAGTTGTTCCTCTACATTGGTCAGTGCTTTCTCTGATGCTGATTGGGCAGGTTGCCCAGATGATAGAAGATCTACCAGTGGTTTTGCAGTATATTTTGGGACTAATTTGATCTCATGGAGTGCTAGGAAACAGGCTACAGTTTCCAGGTCTAGTACTGAGGCTGAATATAAAGCCCTTGGTAATGCTACTGCAAAGGTTATCTGGGTGCAGACTTTACTCACTGAGTTGGGGGTGCCGCAGCCTCGAGCGGCAGTCTTATGGTGCGATAATATTGGAGCAACATATCTCTCTGCTAATCCAGTATTTCATGCTAGGACCAAGCATATTGAGGTGGATTATCACTTTGTTCGTGAGAGAGTTGCTCGGAAGCTTTTGGACATTCGATTCATTCCTTCAGGAGATCAAGTGGCTGATG AAGACGGGCCTACTGCTGCGGACGAGCTATATCAGCGAAAACACTGTCTACTGGAGCTAGGGGAGCTGTTGTACATTTCACTAGCTATGGAGCTGCTGGCCATGGATCAACGGGTGCTGCTGGCCAAGAGGATGAAGCAGCTCGCATACTCAAGAAGAAATGCAGAGGTGCTCGAGGTGGTGGTGGGTGGGATTGAATTGAAGAGGAGGTAG
- the LOC139834190 gene encoding uncharacterized protein produces MRGKARKMCALLLVLALCLAAHLQGEKGDEGSGRGGRGIGVVVRSKRSRRHHHYDDDHPDDDDYHHNHTSAAEPRGHGPNWRVVFGATATLAAALICCQTKGSHGVDGRGEHKYASALHQRTHRVTSALAQPALEWTLIALLLINGLLSHAVARFAAYFGLSPPCLLCARVDRLFGAAHEDDDEAAGDARWLRGVLCGAHAAEISGMGTASATAGLSPRPPTCARGACLLGTRKRVETVQGRPRCAPAAKLL; encoded by the exons ATGAGGGGCAAGGCGAGGAAGATGTGCGCACTGCTGCTGGTGCTGGCGCTCTGCCTGGCCGCGCACCTCCAGGGCGAGAAGGGTGACGAGGGCTCCGGCCGCGGCGGGAGAGGCATCGGCGTGGTCGTCCGGTCAAAGAggtcgcgccgccaccaccactaCGACGACGACCACCCCGACGACGACGACTACCACCACAACCACACCTCCGCGGCTGAACCGCGCGGCCACGGTCCCAACTGGAGGGTGGTCTTCGGCGCCACCGCCACCCTTGCCGCGGCGCTCATTTG TTGCCAGACTAAG GGGAGCCATGGCGTCGACGGCCGGGGCGAGCATAAGTACGCGTCGGCGCTCCACCAGAGGACACACAGGGTGACCTCCGCGCTGGCGCAACCGGCGCTGGAGTGGACCCTCATCGCGCTGCTGCTCATCAACGGCCTCCTCTCCCACGCCGTCGCGCGCTTCGCGGCCTACTTCGGCCTCAGCCCGCCCTGCCTCCTCTGCGCCCGCGTCGACCGGCTCTTCGGGGCGGCGCACGAGGACGATGACGAGGCGGCGGGCGACGCGCGGTGGCTGCGGGGCGTGCTCTGCGGCGCCCACGCAGCCGAGATCTCCGGGATGGGTACTGCCTCCGCCACAGCCGGCTTGTCGCCGAGGCCGCCGACATGTGCGAGGGGTGCCTGTCTTCTTGGAACAAGAAAGAGAGTAGAGACAGTGCAGGGGAGACCACGGTGTGCTCCTGCTGCAAAGCTCTTGTGA